One Cupriavidus taiwanensis LMG 19424 DNA segment encodes these proteins:
- the ppk2 gene encoding polyphosphate kinase 2, protein MAKKKDKHQARARDEAAPPDGDESRGEAPGPQRTERMDEKAYQKQLFPLHVELVALQQWVQASGTKVCVIFEGRDGAGKGGTIKAITERVSPRIFRVVALPAPTDREKTQMYLQRYLPHLPAAGEIVIFDRSWYNRAGVERVMGFCTETQAEEFLRAVPLVERAIVNSGIILIKYWLEVSQEEQTRRLQGRIKDGRKLWKLTEMDLRSYSRWYDYSRARDAMFAASDSDFAPWYVADSNDKRRARLNIIRHMLDQIPYEKIPRKPVKLPPRQKAEGYREPDYPYRLVEARY, encoded by the coding sequence ATGGCCAAGAAGAAAGACAAGCACCAGGCCCGCGCCCGCGACGAGGCAGCGCCGCCGGACGGCGATGAAAGCCGCGGCGAGGCACCCGGGCCTCAGCGGACCGAGCGCATGGACGAGAAGGCTTACCAGAAGCAACTGTTCCCCCTTCACGTCGAGCTGGTGGCACTGCAGCAATGGGTGCAGGCGAGCGGCACCAAGGTCTGCGTGATCTTCGAAGGCCGCGACGGCGCGGGCAAGGGCGGCACCATCAAGGCCATCACCGAACGCGTCAGTCCGCGCATCTTCCGGGTGGTCGCGCTGCCCGCGCCGACCGATCGCGAGAAGACCCAGATGTACTTGCAGCGCTATCTGCCGCATCTGCCGGCCGCGGGGGAGATCGTCATCTTCGACCGCAGCTGGTATAACCGCGCGGGCGTCGAGCGCGTGATGGGGTTCTGCACCGAAACCCAGGCCGAGGAGTTCCTGCGCGCCGTGCCGCTGGTCGAGCGCGCCATCGTCAACTCCGGCATCATCCTGATCAAATACTGGCTCGAGGTCAGCCAGGAGGAGCAGACCCGCCGGCTGCAAGGACGCATCAAGGACGGCCGCAAGCTCTGGAAGCTCACGGAGATGGACTTGCGCTCGTACAGCCGCTGGTACGACTATTCCCGCGCCCGCGACGCCATGTTCGCCGCGTCCGACAGCGACTTCGCCCCCTGGTATGTCGCGGACTCCAACGACAAGCGGCGGGCGCGCCTGAACATCATCCGGCACATGCTGGACCAGATTCCCTACGAGAAAATCCCGCGCAAGCCGGTCAAGCTGCCGCCCCGGCAGAAGGCCGAGGGATACCGCGAGCCCGACTATCCCTACCGGCTTGTCGAAGCGCGCTACTGA
- a CDS encoding GNAT family N-acetyltransferase: MDAAKAVHGNTDPAAFEPFTLRLRDGRDVLVREIAEGDKAGLLAAFNRLSADARYARFMAAMAQLPEAMLEQATHPSAEREFALVALATEGNAPGIVAGARYAAAPGSDTCEFAVTVSDDWHRLGLARRLLAVLVDVARRRGYRCMEGYVLSSNTAMRQLAHRLGFADVPCPDDATLRVVTLAL; the protein is encoded by the coding sequence ATGGATGCAGCCAAGGCCGTGCATGGCAACACTGACCCGGCCGCGTTCGAGCCGTTCACCCTGCGGCTGCGCGACGGACGGGACGTCCTGGTGCGCGAGATTGCCGAAGGCGACAAGGCCGGCCTGCTGGCGGCCTTCAACCGGCTTTCCGCCGATGCGCGCTACGCCAGGTTCATGGCAGCCATGGCGCAACTGCCGGAAGCCATGCTCGAGCAAGCGACACACCCGTCCGCGGAGCGCGAGTTTGCCCTGGTGGCGCTCGCCACCGAAGGCAACGCGCCGGGCATTGTGGCCGGGGCGCGTTACGCCGCGGCGCCAGGCAGCGATACCTGCGAGTTCGCCGTAACGGTCAGCGATGACTGGCACCGGCTCGGCCTCGCGAGGCGGCTGCTGGCCGTCCTGGTCGATGTCGCCCGGCGCCGCGGCTATCGATGCATGGAGGGCTATGTCCTGTCGTCGAATACCGCCATGCGGCAACTGGCGCACCGGCTTGGATTTGCCGACGTACCGTGTCCGGACGATGCCACGCTGCGCGTCGTGACACTTGCGCTGTAG
- a CDS encoding SRPBCC family protein, with protein MSTIEESIDVRVPAQVAYRQWSRFEEFPRFMEGVEEVKQLDDRRLHWRAEVGGKHKEWDAEITQNVADQCIAWRSVAGAQNAGQVNFTPLDAGATRVSVRMDYETEGVVEAVGDAAGVLKRRVEGDLKRFKEFIEAQA; from the coding sequence ATGTCAACCATCGAAGAGTCGATTGACGTCAGGGTGCCGGCGCAGGTTGCGTATCGGCAATGGTCCCGGTTCGAAGAGTTTCCGCGGTTCATGGAAGGCGTCGAAGAGGTGAAACAGCTGGATGATCGCCGTCTGCACTGGCGCGCCGAGGTCGGGGGCAAGCATAAGGAGTGGGATGCCGAGATCACGCAGAATGTCGCCGACCAGTGCATCGCGTGGCGCAGCGTCGCCGGCGCGCAGAACGCGGGCCAGGTGAATTTCACACCGCTGGATGCGGGCGCGACCCGGGTGTCGGTGCGGATGGATTACGAGACCGAAGGCGTGGTGGAGGCGGTCGGCGACGCTGCCGGCGTGCTGAAGCGCCGGGTCGAGGGCGACCTGAAGCGATTCAAGGAGTTTATCGAAGCCCAGGCATGA
- a CDS encoding MbtH family protein, protein MSFDRDDATFLVLVNHEEQYSIWPDYKAVPGGWRAAGFSGNRQACLDYIERTWVDMRPLSLRRFMEAQAQTGA, encoded by the coding sequence ATGAGTTTCGATCGCGACGACGCCACTTTCCTGGTCCTCGTCAATCACGAAGAACAGTATTCGATCTGGCCGGACTACAAGGCCGTCCCCGGCGGCTGGCGTGCGGCGGGTTTCAGCGGCAACCGGCAGGCCTGCCTGGACTATATCGAGCGCACATGGGTGGACATGCGTCCGCTCAGCCTGCGCCGCTTCATGGAGGCGCAAGCGCAGACGGGCGCCTGA
- a CDS encoding thioesterase II family protein, with protein sequence MAPLQLFCLPYAGASATAYLRWRRLLPAHVGVVPLEPPGRGARLDEPLLRDFEALAAEMANVLCRQRERHAGPYVLFGHSMGGLLAWRLCHLLRERGHALPQRLVVSGCAAPTRRDSGRLAALRGDAALSADLRKHGGTPEAVFADAELLRLTLDVLDADYRVCESFRCGDAPALPLPVHVFAGLDDPIAPADLHAWAIETRAGHTLDWFPGGHFFLHDSQAEVVGRLIACLNAAPASATLLPA encoded by the coding sequence ATGGCGCCCTTGCAGCTGTTCTGCCTGCCTTACGCGGGGGCTAGCGCCACGGCGTACCTGCGCTGGCGGCGCCTGCTGCCGGCGCACGTCGGCGTGGTGCCGCTGGAGCCGCCAGGACGTGGCGCGCGGCTCGACGAACCACTGCTGCGCGATTTCGAGGCGCTGGCGGCTGAAATGGCCAACGTCCTGTGCCGGCAGCGCGAGCGCCACGCCGGGCCGTATGTCCTGTTCGGGCACAGCATGGGCGGGCTGCTGGCCTGGCGCCTCTGCCACCTGCTGCGCGAGCGCGGCCATGCGCTGCCGCAGCGGCTGGTGGTGTCCGGCTGTGCCGCGCCCACCCGGCGCGATTCCGGCCGGCTGGCGGCACTGCGTGGCGATGCGGCGCTGAGCGCGGATCTGCGCAAGCACGGGGGCACGCCGGAGGCGGTCTTCGCCGATGCCGAACTGCTGCGGCTGACGCTCGATGTGCTCGACGCCGACTACCGCGTGTGCGAGAGCTTCCGCTGCGGCGACGCGCCGGCCCTGCCCTTGCCCGTCCACGTCTTTGCCGGCCTTGACGACCCGATTGCACCGGCCGACCTGCACGCGTGGGCGATCGAGACCCGCGCCGGCCATACCCTCGACTGGTTTCCCGGCGGCCATTTCTTCCTGCACGACAGCCAGGCCGAGGTGGTCGGCCGGCTCATTGCCTGCCTGAACGCAGCGCCGGCATCGGCCACCCTGCTGCCAGCCTGA
- a CDS encoding condensation domain-containing protein, with protein sequence MQSDPNLPATLVAHLGRLAAQRGADTALVIVDAGGDTRYSYAALDARVRALAAHLAAQAEPGARALLLMDSGIDYVTAFFACLYAGLVAVPAFEPGAVRSAQVARLLAIAADAEPALLLTTGAQARDHAEALAEIASGAAVVAADATLPAAAESWQPYPARAETLAFLQYTSGSTASPKGVMVSHGNVMANEVAIAEGMRVGPGDVMVSWLPLYHDMGLIGGLLQPVHSGIPVVLMSPQFFLERPVRWLQAISRHRGTLSGGPDFAFRLCVERVRDSHLAGLELSSWAVAYSGAEPVRADTLRAFVERFAPAGFREQALYPCYGLAEATLFATGSERGAGMVSTRFDAAALARGNAQPSQDGMELVGCGFPRAGHAVRITGADRQALPDGQIGDIEIAGPSLCGGYWRNAEASAAAYGHDAGAGRWLRTGDLGLWHGGQLYIAGRRKDVIIVRGQNLYPQDIERAVEDQVPAARRGRVAAFAADGPDGEGIGIAVEISRPDQKRVGHVALVQALAQAVGNACGEPLAVALLLNPGGLPKTTSGKLQRSACRAGWLDDSLDACAVWAHGSFARGGMAAADPAPAQALAPRGETERALAALWQELLGIAPAGRDAHFFASGGNSLTAARLVARVREQYGAAVPMRLLFEHPTLQACAAALDQLQGDAAEAPLAPVPRLPQMPLAPAQQRLWLTDRIAAQADRWTYNMAGGLRLTGALDTAALHAALNALVARHEILRTSYPADAQGTPYARIEAELALELPFSDLSALSAAQRDAALQELAEGQARTPFDLARAPLLRARLVRMAEDDHALLLTLHHIVGDGWSVAILLDTLAAAYNAAWAGVAPDWQPLPIQYADYAAHQRAADTGPQQQADADYWRAALRDAPKLPTLPTPNRRPPVASSDGAACCTTLPTALLAQADALAQAHGASRYMVLLAAFHALLHRVGGAEDQLVGIDVAGRPRRELEELVGFFVNVLPLRAQCHGGLRFAELLAQVRTRTLAAFDHQSLPFERIVEAAGVPRERAWHPLVQVLFVLQNTPAQARQFDGLHAARLPTPVHAAKFDLAVFLEPCDDGLRAEWVYATALFPRAAMQRLADAYGVVLAQALAAPDSPLAGLQVPAGLCEPAPEVPAMTATAPRPSKLDKLGKLASLPRRAAEATPAAPAAALVRTSFLAPGQTFPIVMEPASPDLDPVAWALAHREQIEATLCRHGGILLRGFGLRTPQEFEQFAESIEPGLYGAYGDLPKKEGGRNTYRSTPYPEREMILFHNESAHLPRWPRKQWFFCELPSPVGGATPIVDCREMYRRLPRELAERFERKGLRYVRTFNDKLDVSWRDFFKTDSREEVEARLRASGTDFAWLDADTLQTREHCPAVITHPVTGERSFFNQVQLHHTACLDPEVRRDLLDIVGPQRMPRQVTFGDGSPIGDDVMTLIGELYEACAVRFAWRQGDVVMLDNMLAAHARDPYQGPRKIVVAMGDMFERKDLPPLTKNAATQDAIAAADTALEG encoded by the coding sequence ATGCAGTCCGATCCGAATCTACCGGCCACGCTGGTGGCCCACCTCGGCCGCCTGGCCGCACAGCGCGGCGCCGACACGGCGCTGGTCATCGTCGATGCCGGCGGGGATACCCGCTACAGCTACGCCGCGCTGGACGCGCGCGTACGGGCCCTGGCGGCACACCTCGCAGCGCAGGCCGAACCAGGCGCGCGCGCGCTGCTGCTGATGGACAGCGGCATCGACTACGTCACCGCCTTCTTCGCCTGCCTGTACGCCGGACTGGTCGCGGTGCCGGCGTTCGAGCCCGGCGCCGTGCGCTCCGCGCAGGTGGCGCGGCTGCTCGCCATTGCCGCTGACGCCGAACCGGCGCTGCTGCTGACCACCGGCGCGCAGGCCCGCGACCACGCCGAGGCGCTGGCCGAGATTGCGTCCGGCGCGGCAGTGGTGGCTGCCGATGCCACCCTTCCCGCCGCGGCGGAATCCTGGCAGCCCTACCCCGCCCGCGCCGAAACCCTGGCCTTCCTGCAGTACACGTCGGGCTCGACGGCCTCGCCGAAGGGCGTCATGGTCAGCCATGGCAATGTCATGGCGAACGAGGTGGCGATTGCCGAAGGCATGCGCGTGGGGCCCGGCGACGTGATGGTCAGCTGGCTGCCGCTGTATCACGACATGGGCCTGATCGGCGGGCTGCTGCAGCCAGTCCACAGCGGCATTCCGGTGGTGCTGATGTCGCCGCAGTTCTTCCTGGAGCGGCCGGTGCGCTGGCTGCAGGCGATCAGCCGGCATCGCGGCACGCTCTCGGGCGGCCCGGACTTTGCCTTCCGGCTGTGCGTCGAACGCGTGCGCGACAGCCATCTGGCCGGGCTCGAGCTGTCGAGCTGGGCGGTGGCGTACTCCGGCGCCGAGCCGGTGCGGGCCGACACGCTGCGCGCGTTTGTCGAGCGCTTTGCCCCGGCCGGCTTCCGCGAGCAGGCGCTGTATCCGTGCTACGGCCTGGCCGAGGCCACGCTGTTCGCCACGGGTTCCGAGCGCGGCGCCGGCATGGTCAGCACGCGCTTCGATGCGGCCGCGCTGGCGCGTGGCAACGCGCAACCGTCGCAGGACGGCATGGAACTGGTCGGATGCGGTTTCCCGCGCGCCGGCCATGCCGTCCGCATTACCGGCGCCGACCGGCAGGCACTGCCCGACGGACAGATCGGGGACATCGAGATCGCCGGGCCAAGCCTGTGCGGCGGCTACTGGCGCAATGCCGAGGCCAGTGCCGCGGCCTACGGCCACGATGCCGGGGCAGGCCGCTGGCTGCGCACCGGAGACCTCGGCCTGTGGCATGGCGGGCAGCTCTATATCGCCGGGCGGCGCAAGGACGTGATCATCGTGCGCGGCCAGAACCTCTATCCGCAGGACATCGAACGCGCCGTCGAAGACCAGGTCCCCGCCGCGCGCCGCGGCCGGGTGGCGGCGTTTGCTGCCGACGGCCCGGACGGGGAAGGCATCGGCATCGCCGTGGAAATCTCCCGTCCCGATCAGAAGCGCGTCGGCCACGTTGCCCTGGTGCAGGCACTGGCGCAAGCGGTCGGCAACGCCTGCGGAGAGCCGCTGGCGGTCGCGCTGCTGCTCAATCCCGGCGGCCTGCCCAAAACCACCAGCGGCAAGCTGCAACGCAGCGCGTGCCGCGCCGGCTGGCTGGATGACAGCCTGGACGCGTGCGCGGTCTGGGCGCACGGCAGCTTTGCGCGCGGCGGCATGGCAGCCGCGGACCCGGCACCTGCGCAGGCCCTTGCGCCGCGCGGTGAAACCGAGCGCGCACTGGCCGCGCTGTGGCAGGAATTGCTCGGCATCGCGCCGGCCGGCCGCGATGCGCACTTCTTTGCCAGCGGCGGCAATTCGCTGACAGCGGCGCGGCTCGTGGCGCGGGTGCGCGAGCAATATGGCGCCGCGGTGCCGATGCGCCTGCTGTTCGAGCATCCCACGCTGCAAGCCTGCGCGGCCGCGCTCGACCAGCTGCAGGGCGATGCCGCCGAAGCGCCGCTTGCGCCGGTGCCACGCCTGCCGCAAATGCCGCTGGCGCCGGCGCAGCAGCGGCTCTGGCTGACCGACCGCATTGCCGCCCAAGCGGATCGCTGGACCTACAACATGGCCGGCGGGCTGCGCCTGACCGGCGCGCTGGACACGGCAGCGCTGCACGCAGCGCTGAACGCACTGGTGGCGCGCCATGAAATCCTTCGCACCAGCTACCCCGCCGATGCGCAGGGCACCCCCTATGCGCGGATCGAAGCCGAACTGGCGCTCGAGCTGCCCTTCAGCGACCTGTCGGCGCTGAGCGCGGCGCAACGCGATGCCGCGCTGCAGGAACTGGCCGAGGGCCAGGCGCGCACGCCATTCGACCTGGCCCGGGCGCCGCTGCTGCGCGCGAGGCTGGTGCGGATGGCAGAAGACGACCACGCGCTGCTGCTCACGCTGCACCATATCGTCGGCGATGGCTGGTCCGTCGCCATCCTGCTCGATACGCTCGCCGCCGCCTACAACGCGGCATGGGCCGGCGTCGCGCCCGACTGGCAGCCGTTGCCGATCCAGTACGCCGACTACGCGGCGCATCAGCGCGCAGCCGACACCGGCCCGCAACAGCAAGCCGATGCCGACTACTGGCGCGCCGCGCTGCGCGACGCGCCGAAACTGCCCACGCTGCCGACGCCCAACCGGCGCCCGCCGGTGGCATCGAGCGATGGTGCCGCTTGCTGCACCACCCTGCCCACTGCGCTGCTGGCGCAGGCCGATGCGCTGGCGCAGGCCCATGGCGCCTCGCGCTACATGGTGCTGCTGGCCGCCTTCCACGCCCTGCTGCACCGGGTCGGCGGCGCCGAAGACCAGCTCGTCGGCATCGATGTCGCCGGCCGCCCGCGCCGCGAACTGGAGGAACTGGTCGGCTTCTTCGTCAACGTGCTGCCTCTGCGCGCGCAATGCCACGGCGGTCTGCGCTTTGCCGAACTGCTGGCCCAGGTGCGTACGCGCACGCTGGCCGCCTTCGACCACCAGTCCTTGCCGTTCGAGCGCATCGTCGAAGCCGCCGGCGTGCCGCGCGAGCGCGCCTGGCATCCGCTGGTGCAGGTGCTGTTCGTGCTGCAGAACACCCCCGCCCAGGCGCGGCAGTTTGACGGCCTGCACGCGGCGCGGCTTCCCACGCCGGTGCATGCGGCCAAGTTCGACCTGGCCGTGTTTCTTGAGCCGTGCGACGACGGCCTGCGTGCCGAATGGGTCTATGCCACCGCGCTGTTCCCGCGTGCCGCGATGCAACGTCTCGCCGATGCCTACGGTGTCGTGCTGGCGCAAGCGCTGGCCGCCCCTGACTCTCCACTGGCCGGCCTCCAGGTACCGGCCGGCCTGTGCGAACCCGCTCCGGAAGTGCCCGCCATGACTGCCACCGCGCCTCGCCCCAGCAAGCTCGACAAACTCGGCAAGCTCGCCAGCCTGCCCCGGCGCGCCGCCGAGGCAACCCCTGCGGCGCCCGCTGCAGCGCTGGTGCGTACCTCGTTCCTGGCACCGGGCCAGACCTTCCCGATCGTGATGGAACCCGCCTCGCCCGATCTCGATCCGGTCGCATGGGCGCTGGCCCACCGCGAACAGATCGAGGCCACGCTGTGCCGCCACGGCGGCATCCTGCTGCGCGGCTTCGGCCTGCGCACGCCGCAGGAATTCGAGCAGTTCGCCGAATCGATCGAGCCCGGCCTGTACGGCGCCTACGGCGACCTGCCGAAGAAGGAAGGCGGCCGCAACACCTACCGCTCCACACCGTACCCCGAGCGCGAGATGATCCTGTTCCACAACGAAAGCGCGCACCTGCCGCGCTGGCCGCGCAAGCAGTGGTTCTTCTGCGAACTGCCGTCGCCGGTCGGCGGCGCCACGCCCATCGTCGACTGCCGCGAGATGTACCGCCGGCTGCCGCGCGAACTGGCCGAGCGCTTCGAGCGCAAGGGCCTGCGCTATGTGCGCACCTTCAACGACAAGCTCGACGTGAGCTGGCGCGATTTCTTCAAGACCGATTCACGCGAGGAAGTTGAAGCGCGGCTGCGCGCTTCCGGCACCGACTTTGCCTGGCTGGACGCCGACACGCTGCAGACGCGCGAACACTGCCCGGCGGTGATCACGCACCCGGTCACCGGCGAGCGCAGCTTCTTCAACCAGGTGCAGCTGCACCACACCGCCTGCCTCGATCCGGAAGTGCGACGCGACCTGCTGGACATCGTCGGCCCGCAGCGCATGCCGCGCCAGGTGACTTTCGGCGACGGCAGCCCGATTGGCGACGACGTCATGACCCTGATCGGCGAACTGTATGAAGCCTGTGCCGTGCGCTTTGCCTGGCGCCAGGGCGACGTGGTGATGCTGGACAACATGCTGGCTGCCCATGCGCGCGACCCCTACCAGGGCCCGCGCAAGATCGTGGTGGCGATGGGCGACATGTTCGAGCGCAAGGATCTGCCGCCGCTGACGAAGAACGCGGCCACACAGGACGCCATCGCGGCGGCCGACACCGCACTGGAGGGCTGA